The Pieris brassicae chromosome 3, ilPieBrab1.1, whole genome shotgun sequence genome contains the following window.
gatgagagtcgcacgcagaagccactaggccaacactgctccaaaACGCACATTTATTCACTATAATATCTACAGCGTACATGGGCAGCATTTAAAAGCTAATGAAAATCAGTATCAATTATAGTCCCCGGCAATCGAACACAGGAGCTAAGCATCATTCACTAACCTTGGAATctattgatattaataatctatttttatcATGTATATTATTCAAGTAACGTAAAAACCCAAGCgcaaagaaaaatacaaatagtttCGATACCTACACAATTCAATTAAAGATACGtaacaaaaaatcttttatagcaaaaacaattacagattcgtaacaaaaaaaactttgaatgTGTGTATAATTGATAATCTATAGCCGGTTTAAAATCTTGAATTGGTTGAAAACGACTAATATTATTCATCGGAAGATTGCGgtaaaaaaggaattttacaaACTTTACTTTTcataacattgttttttataaactcaacgaacaatacaaaattgtaAGAATACGTATCATTTGGAAGTGCAAAAATGgctttttattgattttaatatttatgcagTTACTACAAACGTTTtagaaaacattattatattttgtttatatacgtatgttataatatatgtaggtTTGAACGTTAAGTCGCAATTTCGGTTATGTAAATCCTTTTATGAAAGTGGCCTTCGACGCAACATTTATGTTTCGCCAGTTCACaagatactttttatattacatgaCACGACGTGTGATGTATGAGAGACAGCTACAACGTGACATTTTCACTGCGCGAGAATTTGATTAAAACTCAGAAATCTTTCACAAGTCTATTGTTTATGCTTAACTAAAGATAagctgttataaaaaaaaaacaactgcaTTCCATAAGCTGTGGAGTTTTTTAAACCCATAAAGACAGATTTCATagatagaaaaacaaatttatgtcATGGCTTATAAAGATTATATCGCATCGTAATTAAATGagaatatagttttaatttaaatgttatattgatTTACTTAATCTTACTTTAAAAAGCGAAACTAAATTAGCGTTTACTCTTTTTAgaattattgcaaaattacCGAATTGAGAAACATTCTTAATCAAGTTggactttaatttaattgaatgttTGTGCGGTCCGGCATAGTCCGTTTTAAGCCTTTCTCTTTCTTATTTTCAACTCAAAGCATCGGTTTGTCTTTGATATAAGAGTTTACACGCAATATTGCGATacagattataatataactttatatataattttactatgaCATAATAAAAGACGTAACGATCGAATTTTAAGCTTGTTATCAATGTCAACTTAACGGATAGCGTCGggaaaaaataacttttaatagaTCCTCATTTTCCTTAAGGACTGAATGTAAAAATATGACATTAAGTTGCGAAAGGACTGCGCCGGTTGAGCAATgaacttttaatttacttgccatgcattaatttattaagatacaattaaataataaattatatcgaATTGAAAAACGACATCGCCACTTCGGTTttccatttaattaaaatactatcgAATCACATTTCCGTAGTTTTCCTATAGGATTAAATCTTCTTTACTACGTAAcagacatttttaaaacaaataacgtTTTCATGACATTAACTACTGTCATAGATTTCCTTATTatgttatcattattttacattttattgttatttgcgCAGAAATTCACAATTTGATAAGCAATtagattacaaataataaccaaaattttcagtaaaaaataccttggtgtaagttttcaaaattacgagtttcataaagaagtttttaggTATGGATGAACAGCCCGGAACGAGTAAAGATCtgagtaataaaaatgacCCAGACGAGGAGAACAGGTTCGATCAGACGACTAACAATGAAACACAATTATCCAATTATACTAGTACGAGTCGATTGCAAGTGGCGTCTGTAGGCGTTGATAAGACGAAACCACCGACCAAGCCTAAAGGTAAATTTGAGgagaaaaaacttaaaaaacgaCGTACGGGCAGAGTCGAGAAACAAAGGAAACAGCCCACAAGACGACACATGACCAAAAGAACTTCAAGAAGAAAGACCAGAGCTAGATGTGAAAAGAAAAGGGTAAACTCTGTTTCCACAATATATTCGCGACTCTCGTCCACTGGACTTCAAACGCCAGCGTGTAAACGTTGCGGCCACAGATTTTACCGTAGAATGTAACATCAGTTTTTAGCCAACCcgttttattatgaatatatttgtcaaaaaacacagatattttaatctttacgaattattaaaattgtgtaaGTTTCTTGAGCGTTGTGTATGTCTATCCGCTATATTACACTACTTACTTCAAGTAAATATACGATAACATACCTGTGTGTACATCATATACTTTCTTAGCACAGATAGATTAACTTTTCCAACGAACTTTAGAGACACATTGGCGGCATCAAAAATCGGTATTTCACCGGAAGGTATATCGTGTTCTTCGGTCAGACGCGTGTCTATTAAcatgaaaaatgttttcacGGCATCCAAAAAGCTGAACATGTCCAAATCTGGTTCCCTTAAGCGGTAGATGAAGACGTTATAGTTATCCTTTGTCCTTGTCGGAAGAGGCAGCATGTCACTGTAAAGAGAGAATTCACTATAGATGAAAAATTACGTTACTTACGGTTTTATCAGGGTTAAAAGGTAACGAAATTgcaactattaaaaaaattgtaagcaATTTGTAATCATAATTGCTGAGgtgcttttattaaaataagttataactTATTACGATAAgtaacattaagaaaaaatacgtataagtgacttttttaaattcaaaaactcatttttaaactttgaagttatattataaacggTTTATCTTAGGACGCTTTAAACTGCTTATCGTAATTGTAATCAGAAAactgtgtaaaagctatttatgAAGTGAATTCCAGAACCTCGTgggaataatatttcaaactcCGTACGAGTACAATGGACAAGCGATAAAAACTGTTTCGTTCAATTACAGCCACATTGTCAATTATAGCCACATTGGACTGCTATACTTAAGGCATTCTAATATCAGAATGATAACTATAAATTTCAATGCTCTATGCTTTTCTTATTGTCGTTATTTTggttaataaagtttgtgTATAttgagattatattatatatctgtgataattttgttttcgattagattagattagatAAAGCGTATACACTTGGATAAACTTAtctgtaaaattaaatgaaatgtgaatagacatataaaaaatgttatgtgACTCTGTGCTGGGCAAATTCCTAGCCTAGTAGGACAATAAACTGAATCTTAGATAAGGCAAAGTAATAGCTCGTTTATTTGTCGCGTAAGCAGTCTATCTCTGTAAAGACTAAGTACGCTGTATAAATTGTAGTatcaaattaaactaaattacgATTGTTAGAAAGTGTGAACCTGTGTCAAAATACGTATTTAAGTCGTCTTTGAATCGCTTAAGTTCCTGGAAATCGTGTCAACCATATTTGGGGAGTcataaacgtaaataaatcaGCTACAATGTGAATAATGTGCTCCAACACAGTAGAACTTAAATATAatcgtattttatatatcgATGAGGACGTTGAATTCAAATAGAGAAATGTGATAGAAACAATAGCAgtacctatttaaaaatatacttatcaCAGTGGAAGGGTAACTAGTTATGTAGTacaataacaaaatgtatGCAGGGGCAGCAGGGCAGCTTGGATCTAGtgtgtgcaccaatagacgttttttctatgtgcgagCGTAACTCGCTCTTACGGTAAAGgaattgtgaggaaaccggcatgtcttagACCTAACAGCTGACGGCTTGTAtgacaggcacagaaggctgatcaactaattgccaattaagaaaaaaaatattacaaaacataaTCGAAAACAATTACGAAATTATAACAaggcttttaattaaaaatgctaATGTGTTCTACTTCAAGAGTGAATATGGATatggtatataaaatatcgaaGTTATACCAATTTTAgtacatattttcttttcgtaAGAAGGTGACATTCTCATGCTCACTTGAAAGAGTTACTGCTTCAATGGGAATCAGACCAAGCCACTTCGGGGTATTTATCATATGAGTGAGGCCAACCATTTGAGGTGGTTAATGATTGATATGTAATTAATCTACTTACGTAATTTCGAAAACCTTCCTAATCTCAGCTGAACAAGGATCGCGTTTGCAGAAGAGATCTGGTGTTGACGAACGCATCGTGAAGAACAGGTCCATGGTTCTCTTGGCACGCTCTAGGCTTTTATGGCAACTGAGGTAGAAGCGATGTAGTAATACATCCTCTGAAAACAAATCCAAAtggaaaaatgattttattttaaacaattatttatattatataactcgtgaacataaaaaaaatatttatacgacTTGTTtcggtataaaaatatattttagtttacaaTAAGAGTAGAGTATTGccgaaataatttgattatcCTTAATAATGTGCGAGAAGtctaattgttaattttgaaGCAATCCTGCCATAAATATACATCGATGTTCGAAAAGAATCCAGAAAAAAcgagaatatataaataatagttaatgcattttatttcaattactcTAAATTTTGaccaattttatatttctatcatctcattcttttaaaatatctgtcccttttttggcaaaggccttCTTCAAATCCCACCAATTCTGTCTGCACTGTACCTACCCTTATCTGGTCTACCCAATTTTCTAAATTGTGTTCCTCTTTTGCGTTTAATATACCTTGGGCAACAGTTTAATACATTCTTAAacctcttttttattttatttctctttttctttctcttctttcatttataaatttctaaatacTGTCTGAAAGGCTAAATATGAGTAGTACGGTCTCTACCCCTAGAAGGCCCTTTACCGAAAAGAGAGTTGTGCCTACATTCGATCCGGGGGTGACCGTCGGAAGGCTGTGTAGGATTTACAACAAAGTACTGCTCTGGTAGTGCTAAAAAAGTCAACGCCGAATCGTGGCAATGATTGCGAAAATCTCGTGAAAAAGGTGAAATCAAAAGTAAAAGTTAAAGTCACGAATGGCCATTAACCTTTAAGAGATTGTCAAATTATAATCGACATGCGAAATATGGCATACACTGACCAAGTGTTAAAAACACCTAAGTACTCAAGTTACTGccgaaataaaaatacgtaaattGAGATTTTCGTTATGAGAAATCTTTTCCTTTTAGCCCAAGTTTATATGTTCGCTTAACTTGTAACTTCTAGCGGCTAGCATATTCAACTGCTGATCGATGAGGTTTTGGGTTTAAATTCAGCCATCCAACAGTACGACAGAAAAGGTTTTATACGAAGTACTGAGTAAAAATTTGGTAACCTCGTTCAAAAATGCCTTTATTTAGGTAGGTAAGCTACcttataaaggaaaataaacagaaatgaCTCTTGCGCAGCTAGCCGGTAACTATACGTATTATGTCATGCATAGTATCTTCATAAATGTCTACATGTTACAGATCCTGCGTGGTGGCACGCACGTAGATAAAATCTAAGTACAATTACGTTAACAAGGCGTTTTATTCTATgcagtttaaattttttgtctaTGACTTTTACAATTACCAagcttttaattacaataaaaaaacgtaaaaataaataacacatcTATGTAtaagtgaatattttttgttataaaacattacaactattaattatttttgtttcgatAACTACCTTCAAAGTctagttaattataatcttaTCTATACAAGTTTtgtgcattatttattttttattttataaggcataaaatactagtactactacttCTAGAAGTTAAGCTTCTACTTTGTGTTCACGTAAACGAACGGCTATTCCATGTTTCTGTTGCAAGGTTACATCTTCAATGTTCAAGGTAAGATTTCACTTATTCTAAAGAATATAACCAATGAGGCGTTATATTTGCTGGCTTAGTTACGGGCATACAAAGTCGCTTATTATCtctaattttatacatacaatagAATTTATGCACcgttgtttatatatatacatgtataaaCAAAGAACGGTGCAACAGATTCGTAACGCGTTTGATAAGTTGTTTACgttgtaatgaaaaaaatatttaatgttctaTGAATAGTTGGCTTTTGATTTGTGATTACAAACTTACCGACATCATGTGGCAAGTGAGGCTGCTTGTTCAACCAATTCCTCAAGGGAACTATTTCTTGAGTCCATGCTAATTCTTGATCTGGCATTATACTGAAAAATATCTCTTAAGgtcaatattatgttaaattgaaTTGTGAAATCATGAATAATACAATTCGGGTATAAATTACCGAATACAAATGAGAAGTTTTTGTCACTATTGGTATTCAAAGATTTTTtgtgttataaattaacagCCTTCGTtcccataatttagtttaattatgttacataattgtataaatttattcaactTCCTAGagacacaaaaaaattgtttagtttCTGTTCCACCATACTATTAAGaagctttattatattataaaaaataaatcaagaaCTGGGTAGTTTGATGTAAGCGCTCCTAATACTTAAACAGTATTAAGAATTAACACATCCTTTTGGAATAGTTTGGAAACGACATGTAATTATGAGacataaagagtttttaaggGATGATTACGAGTTTTGATTATCTGACCATAACATCAATAAACTCGAAACGTcaagttacataaataatgtaataaagtcttgtttataatatatattgtgttcacaatattttacattataaggATAGTTAGGACAAAACCAAATACATATGTAGGTatcataatataacataatctTTGAATAAGTAAAACACAACATAAAACGGAAGGAACTTTCGAAAAAGCTTAAAGACATAAAGTGAAAGATAAAATTTCGAAAGTTTACAGTTAATAAGTATCtgtatataatacttaaatacagataacttACCGTCTTACTAGTCATAGATTAAGTTTATTCAGAGTTAACATAAAAGTATGTCCAAAATGGTCAAATAAAGTGATTTATGTTCAAATTAATATGGACGTAACTTAACATTTAAgtagataattatttaattattaaagtacaccACATAATCAATCTTTTCTAATTGACAATCGaccataatatttacaaaaataaatctaaatgttACACTTCCAAAACTCAGATGAAAATAATGTAAGTATTACAAAATGTTGTTATTTGAGGCCTTTagtcaatttttaaataacggaGCAGGTAAAGTCATAACCATGCACTATAAAAAACTGCACATTTCTTTTCTCAATGCTAGAATCCGGCGCAGCACAGTATTTTGGTTTTTTTGACGAAACCGAATGGCGGATTTTATGATGAACACTCAGCCTGTATAAGTCGAAGCACATCTTTACTAagttggaaatatttttttcttacgcCTCAAAAGAATTACAAACATACGAagcaaatatacatatttagttccGCTCTTAAGCATGGGTTTTTACATGAAGTCATGTGTATACTAGTTTTTGTTATTCAATTTTATGTGTGCTTATTGTGCAcatttattgatattgttcAGCATActatctattatttaaatggtaTACCTAAGAACTTAAATAATCctaacattttaatacaaacaaaattgtCACTTGACTAATTTAAGTTAACTAATTTACATCACCATAATTCTAATGACATACGTCAAACGTAATGAttcagtaaaaaatatattgtaaatatatttaagtttaaaagaGTAACGACCGATATTCGAAACTTTACAGTAACCAAAAAACTTCAAAAgtgctttttaataatttttcatatcaAATATCTTGTTAtactgatattatttatagtaaaaaagacgtgaataatgaaataaattcgcGTTTATCATCGATAAACAAATTGTGTATTATGCAATACTCACGTTACCTATATTACGATAAGTTTTACGGGAAAAGCAACATAGCGTTTATATTTAGGTCGCTCCTAGTTTCAATAAGATGCTGTAATTCACTGAATAATGTTACATACACCTACTTAGGTGTATGTAACATTATTCAAGGTATAAATTTGAAGcgttgttttattagaatctTGCAAATATGAAAAGTGTCGGCTAAGCGTTTAGTAGATACGCGACTTTCTGGGAGCGTACATATTACGGATTTTTTATTTGCGCAATTTGAACAATGTAGAAACGGGCAtgcctaagacccaaaaatATACTGCGTGTGTCTACTagtcaattataaaaaaaatataagtaatggACACAGAAATCTGTCGACTAAACCTTGAGACCCTTTACCCACAAGTTATCAGCTATCATGATTGCAATTCAATGTGAATGAATTGTATTATCTTTAGtgtaataagattttattgtaaCGAGTAAGGTTGTCTATTAACATAATCATGGACATTTATATTCTGCACGCAACAATGTCTTAATACGAAGTCGATATTTGTGGTTGATCATCGTTTGTATCGTTGTACGTTCACATTTAGAGACATTAGTTCTTtctaaatattaggtccttacaaataaaattagcgttttgtatgggacgaacggcatttttttaatagaatatattgaattaatcAATGTATGTCCCATTTAtatctatgcacttttgccatcttataggtagttcatttATACCTTTACTAAAACCATTCGGAAGGGAcgcaataaaatctttgatgGTTACAGTACAgactaaaacaatttttagtaTGATTTTTCTTAGCCCACTCAAGGCTCTGAAAGGCCGTTTAGCAGGTCGTCAAGGCATATCCATTTTATCTACTAGGGTGGGCCTTTTAGATAATTTCGTATCGACTCTTCGACATATCCTTCAATTTTATAGGTTTTAGTAGGTATATAgaacaattgtattttaatgttttttctttagaatatttaaaatcttaaaggATTATTTTTTCCAGATTAATCGCAATTAATCATTATCATAAGTAATTACTCATTATTCTTTTTACGGTCTcttggcttttattattaagataatattttaacataaattaatataacaaaaaacaataactcaccttaaaatatatatatttataatttattgtgaattcactgataatattttaataattaatggtTTGAAATTGATTAGCGAGGAAATGGTTATTTGACCCCAACAACTTGTGTTATTAGTACTCTTCCGCGTAAGAAGACAATACCATATTTCAAATCGGCAACATTCCTTTATAAGAACAAAAGATTACGTAGAATAATGTTATATGAATATTCTGGTTGTCTGAAATAGATCgcgttttaattacaatttcctCCCGGTCTATTGATGAACGTTGTGGTATCCAGGCCTATTTTTCGGGATAcctttgtatgtttttttttagacggGCATACTAGAATTTCAACATCCTGGAGTAAGCGCGGATAACACGGTATATACTCCTATGCTTAGTGACAAATAGAACCACGGAAGTTAATACTTAATTCACGCTTCACACGCTTCTACTTTCCAATAATGACTATAATTATCACAATGCGTGGTTAAGGAATGTGGAAGATTTGtttgacattatttaaaagcataaaataaatatgttcttATTGGTaagcaatataaataataacctgCAGTCATCTGAATGTGCAAGCGCTTAGTAACCGGCTTCCCTCATAAATAACCCCTTATAACATAATGCACACCTGAGAAcgtcaatcaaaattttaatgcaCAATTTACTTGCAGTTTAACAAGGGCGAAGAATGGACGAAAATATCCAAGAAAAGCTCTGTACCTTTAATcagatagattttttattaacaagtagttttgtttaacaagATGCTTGTATTGCTTATATTTATcgttattaaagtatttgttGAATGTAACTttgtaatattagtttaatgtttatcattatgacatttatttccaacacataAATTtccaatattcttaacctataaTCTACATagtaggtaataataataattaattaaaacaaatcgaATAAGTTTGGTCCCTTTGGCAGTATActtttaatgctggcagcatttcctcgctgtattacgatacttattcgttgagcgaggaaagcacgagctctggagtcaccggtactatctaccaggcgccaacttaaatctttaattagagCCTGTGCagttgaaccccacggcccatgAGTCTACACCAAAGGGAACAAAGTTAATGTTTATCATTTAGTTCGTAATAAGTTGAGTTGCACAAACCATTGAttttctgttaaattgtatcaTGCTAAGAATAAAGTGCGGTCCGCGCGTGGATTAAGTTTGGCAAGTCTTATTCCTTACCTTTCAACTATAATCGTTATACTTCAGTTAGTGTCAGTGAATTATCATCTAAACCTTTCTCATCAATCACGCTATCAactataacttaaataaagtcagaaccgtttacgacgacatcgtttagaacaatatACCGGTTAtatcaaaatcaaaggtcccggctgaattctatgtattaagtacttaataacaacgtcatcggctgttacgactattggtttttacgaccaaatatgagtagtaaGGACTACTTGATATcgttataacatattttgacTGTTTTAATGAATTGTTTAAAAGCGTTTAAACCGTTgacgaaaaatattaaatgaatcgtttatttgcaaataaaGTCGTGCATacaaattgattaattataaaaaaaccataCCGTCAGAAATAACCACCAGTGTAAAAATAGGCAACTGTCATATTAagaagaataatttaaaagttatccTCATTATGAGTTACTCGATCGGCTTAATTAAAACTCTACGTACAAAGTATACATTTATTCTTGTTCTTGCAACAAtcaaaatattaggtccttacatatgaaattggcgttttgtcgtacgggctttgacctcaaatacctcctctttggttaggaatttcaaattctaatttgtacagctatttactcatgtatttgtgcttcgatgaccgtcattcatttgtttattttttctttttttttctgtttgcctcactcattttacaaaatggaaaacttaaagtatcgcattatttacgaggattccgccgtggcactagtgctgcggaaacgactcgaagaagtcacagttcgtttttggttccaaccttttcgttctggaaatttcgaccagcagaacaagccccgtggacggcctgagacccaagttgatattgaagtattgaaggctattgtggaagcggatccatcgcaaaccacgtccgagttagcttcaggctgcggtgttagtgataaaatggttttaattcacttgaagcaaattgggaagattaaaaagcttgaaaggtgggtacctcacgaattgactgaagcaaaccggcaaacgcgcgtcgactgctgcgttacattactgaaccggcacaataatgaaggtattttaaaccgaatcattacctgtgatgaaaaatggattctttgcgataatcggaagcgctcagcgcaatggttggatcctagccagccagccaaatcctgccccaagtgaaaattaaccccaaaaaagttacttgtaaacgtttggtggactagtgccggtattgttcattgcagttttctcaaatctggccagactattacggctgatgtctattgtcagcaattgcaaaccatgatggaaaagttagcggctaaacaatctaggctggtcaatcgttccacgccactgctacttcactacaacgctagaccacacactgcacaacaaacggctaccaaattagaagagcttcaattggaatgtctaagacatcctccgtactccccggaccttgctccaacagattaccattttttt
Protein-coding sequences here:
- the LOC123707347 gene encoding alpha-tocopherol transfer protein-like, yielding MPDQELAWTQEIVPLRNWLNKQPHLPHDVEDVLLHRFYLSCHKSLERAKRTMDLFFTMRSSTPDLFCKRDPCSAEIRKVFEITDMLPLPTRTKDNYNVFIYRLREPDLDMFSFLDAVKTFFMLIDTRLTEEHDIPSGEIPIFDAANVSLKFVGKVNLSVLRKYMMYTQEAVPVRLKQVHVINSPSYIGKIFALCKPFLKNEVAKLIKFHEPNSETLYTDIPKDILPEEYGGACGSVDQIKRYWIKRMEAKRNWFLENDKNWFVEESLRPANCRDEKIEKIRDLPGSFRSLALD